Proteins from a genomic interval of Tenacibaculum sp. SZ-18:
- a CDS encoding DoxX family protein, with protein sequence MNYLIIAFQVIVGVSILNVWLVQNNKATKWRGGNATSIIEEFEEYGLSKTFCYVIGVLKVTLAILLILAIWFPVLKQNAALGLAILLLGSVFMHIKIKDPLLKSFPAALFLTMCLFIAYY encoded by the coding sequence ATGAATTATTTAATTATCGCTTTTCAAGTTATTGTAGGTGTCAGTATTCTAAATGTGTGGCTAGTACAAAATAATAAGGCCACCAAATGGCGAGGAGGTAATGCAACAAGTATTATAGAGGAATTTGAGGAATATGGTTTATCAAAAACTTTTTGTTACGTCATAGGTGTTTTAAAAGTTACCTTAGCCATTTTGTTAATTTTAGCTATCTGGTTTCCAGTGTTAAAACAAAATGCAGCTTTAGGATTGGCAATTCTTTTATTAGGTTCGGTATTTATGCATATTAAAATAAAGGACCCTTTACTTAAATCGTTTCCAGCAGCTTTATTTTTAACAATGTGTTTATTCATTGCATATTATTAA
- a CDS encoding DoxX family protein, with amino-acid sequence MNILNLTVLFSSGAFFFYGINCLISQKMKDEFHRFGLAKQRILTGCLQLLGALGLLFGYFLLTPLIFISSIGLTILMFAGFAVRLKIKDSFIEVLPSLLFAFLNLYISIAYYHIIFS; translated from the coding sequence ATGAATATTTTAAATTTAACAGTTTTATTTTCTAGTGGAGCCTTTTTTTTCTACGGTATAAATTGCCTTATATCTCAGAAAATGAAAGATGAATTTCATCGGTTCGGTTTAGCTAAACAAAGAATATTGACTGGATGTTTACAACTACTAGGAGCGCTAGGATTACTATTTGGTTATTTCTTGTTAACACCTTTGATATTTATTTCGTCAATCGGTTTAACAATTCTTATGTTTGCCGGATTTGCAGTTAGATTAAAAATAAAAGATTCCTTTATTGAAGTATTACCATCTTTACTGTTTGCATTTTTGAATTTATATATTTCTATTGCATATTATCATATTATTTTTAGCTAA
- a CDS encoding DUF6642 family protein, whose protein sequence is MLEKRRQLPHSQVVDPDYFIFCLESVLDVEVESITPTQQKLEELTMDFGIASIYKTCDTIEGLEESLNTLVLDDHNFQNYEIIYLVMTGEANSVCLNGYLYNLQEIAEIFEGRLNDKILHFANSKVLDLDEDEAQYFLDITGAKAISGYGNQFNGIASSNLDKVFFNLFNEDDNMFEVVEQLHRKHYKMCKLLDFRLYY, encoded by the coding sequence TTGTTAGAAAAAAGACGTCAATTACCACATAGCCAAGTTGTGGATCCAGATTATTTCATTTTCTGTTTAGAATCAGTTTTAGATGTGGAAGTGGAAAGTATCACACCAACTCAGCAAAAATTAGAAGAATTAACTATGGATTTTGGTATTGCAAGTATTTATAAAACCTGTGATACTATTGAAGGGTTAGAAGAAAGCTTAAATACATTGGTGTTAGACGATCATAATTTTCAAAATTATGAAATCATTTATTTAGTAATGACTGGCGAAGCTAACAGTGTTTGCTTAAACGGTTATTTATATAATCTGCAAGAAATTGCTGAAATTTTTGAAGGGCGGTTGAATGATAAAATTTTACATTTCGCGAATTCAAAAGTTTTGGATTTAGATGAAGACGAAGCTCAATACTTCCTGGATATAACAGGGGCAAAAGCCATTTCTGGCTATGGAAATCAGTTTAATGGAATTGCCAGCTCAAACTTAGATAAGGTTTTCTTCAACTTATTTAATGAGGACGATAATATGTTCGAAGTTGTTGAGCAACTGCATAGAAAACATTACAAAATGTGCAAACTCCTTGATTTTAGATTATATTATTAA
- a CDS encoding ankyrin repeat domain-containing protein — protein MNRIILAILVFATSTLLNGQTKTIFNHACDGNIKKVDSLLKTVDLNIKSKNASNLLHFATYCRQEAMFNFLIERGIQINETNKFGDTPLMYAVLRRNINMVKSLLAKDADVNTVNRDNLTPLYNAVQSDNKELVDLLLTAKADVNLGSSLLHKAVLNKSLEVVKKIIDDNTQIDAINNYGNTPLALAIREDNPKIAEYLVTKGADLKKVSKYRFKGEYLGQKQPDSIPLVFAKSFISTENFVHSPTFTSDGNELYYTVESWRYHGGTIFVTKQKNGIWTQPKPLELDGDYREIDPFLSADNNTLYYCTDRPIVKNDSTRANCDMWMLKRKNDSWSNPIYLGNEVNSNEHHDWFPTTSNDGTLYYSTGPNRTSNIVLSKYKAGKYQKPVDLGKNVNSESRDYDPTIAPDESFIIFSSNRSGGFGSVDLYISFKDKEGNWGKAKNMGNLINTRTIEFAPRLSPDGKYLFFNREGSIFWVSTKSIMKLKS, from the coding sequence ATGAACAGAATAATTTTAGCCATACTCGTATTTGCAACCTCTACTCTACTAAACGGACAAACAAAAACAATTTTTAACCATGCTTGTGATGGAAATATAAAAAAGGTGGACTCCTTATTAAAAACGGTAGACCTTAATATTAAAAGTAAAAATGCTTCTAACCTCTTACATTTTGCAACATATTGTAGACAAGAAGCCATGTTTAATTTTTTGATTGAACGTGGAATACAAATTAACGAAACGAATAAATTTGGAGATACTCCTTTAATGTATGCTGTGTTAAGAAGAAATATCAATATGGTAAAATCACTTCTTGCTAAGGATGCTGATGTAAATACGGTGAATAGAGATAATCTCACTCCTTTGTATAATGCTGTGCAATCTGATAATAAAGAATTGGTTGATTTATTGCTTACAGCAAAAGCAGATGTGAATTTAGGTTCTAGCCTACTCCATAAAGCTGTTTTGAATAAGAGTTTGGAAGTAGTCAAGAAAATTATAGATGATAACACCCAAATTGATGCTATTAATAATTATGGAAACACACCTTTAGCTTTAGCAATTAGAGAGGATAATCCTAAAATTGCAGAATACTTAGTTACTAAAGGAGCAGATCTAAAAAAGGTCTCAAAGTATAGGTTTAAAGGAGAATATTTGGGACAAAAACAGCCAGATAGTATTCCGCTAGTATTTGCAAAAAGCTTTATTTCTACTGAGAATTTTGTGCATAGTCCAACATTTACTTCAGATGGAAATGAACTATATTACACTGTTGAATCTTGGAGATATCATGGAGGAACTATATTCGTAACCAAACAAAAAAATGGAATTTGGACACAACCAAAACCTCTAGAACTTGATGGCGATTACAGAGAAATAGATCCGTTTTTATCTGCTGATAACAATACGTTATACTATTGTACAGATCGACCAATTGTAAAGAATGATTCTACTCGAGCTAATTGTGATATGTGGATGTTAAAACGTAAGAATGATTCTTGGAGTAATCCAATCTATTTAGGTAATGAAGTGAACAGTAATGAACATCACGATTGGTTTCCAACAACTTCAAATGATGGAACTTTATATTATTCTACCGGTCCAAATCGAACAAGTAATATTGTACTTTCCAAGTATAAAGCTGGTAAGTATCAGAAACCTGTAGATTTAGGTAAAAACGTCAATTCCGAAAGTCGAGATTATGATCCTACAATAGCTCCTGATGAGAGTTTTATTATTTTTTCTTCAAACAGATCTGGAGGATTTGGCTCTGTTGATTTATATATCAGCTTTAAAGATAAAGAAGGCAATTGGGGAAAAGCAAAGAATATGGGGAATTTAATTAATACCAGAACCATAGAATTCGCTCCTCGCCTATCTCCTGACGGGAAATATTTATTCTTTAACAGAGAAGGAAGTATCTTTTGGGTATCTACAAAAAGTATAATGAAATTAAAGTCATAA
- a CDS encoding sensor histidine kinase, protein MKRKTNYIWVIIISAFVITILANVGLFNHFHKLYTMKDPTPANQEEYYFTVRIGFVGVATELLMLFVFAFYNYSWKEKLFRNNSVFLIILGNLILFIAFIAMDMFIFKYVTKTHPNLVLSVFYLKDYLINHSLVLIIAIVAPYMLLRMEKAREMEMNLIQMKEEKSTAELSALKEQISPHFFFNTLSTLSSIVRNESKSASLEFINDISNTYRYSLSSAKTDVVTLKEELDFIESYSDLLQKRFGDKLKINIEISEDNYDYKVPPMSIQLLSENALQHNIITSENPLQIKIYNKEKSIYVENNIIEKENVESFGIGLMNLNNRYKLIAEKEIYIEKKEDLFSVKLPLLT, encoded by the coding sequence TTGAAAAGAAAAACCAATTACATTTGGGTAATAATAATTTCGGCTTTTGTAATTACAATTTTAGCTAACGTTGGATTGTTTAATCATTTCCATAAATTATATACAATGAAAGATCCAACACCTGCGAATCAAGAAGAGTATTACTTCACAGTTCGCATTGGTTTTGTTGGTGTAGCTACAGAATTATTAATGTTATTCGTATTTGCTTTTTATAATTATTCATGGAAAGAAAAGCTATTTCGAAATAATTCTGTTTTTCTAATAATTCTAGGTAATCTAATATTATTTATAGCTTTTATAGCAATGGATATGTTTATTTTCAAATACGTTACAAAAACGCATCCTAACTTGGTGTTATCCGTTTTTTATTTAAAGGATTATTTAATCAATCATTCTTTGGTTTTAATTATTGCTATTGTGGCTCCGTATATGTTGCTCCGAATGGAAAAAGCAAGAGAAATGGAAATGAATTTAATTCAAATGAAAGAGGAAAAATCTACTGCTGAATTGTCTGCTTTGAAAGAGCAAATCAGTCCGCATTTTTTCTTCAATACTTTAAGTACGTTGAGTTCAATCGTTAGAAATGAATCGAAAAGTGCAAGTCTTGAATTTATTAATGATATCTCGAATACTTACAGATATTCACTGTCTTCAGCCAAAACAGATGTAGTTACGCTTAAAGAAGAACTCGATTTTATTGAATCGTATTCGGATCTGTTACAAAAACGTTTTGGAGATAAACTAAAGATTAATATCGAGATATCTGAGGATAACTATGACTATAAGGTCCCTCCTATGTCGATTCAATTATTGAGTGAAAATGCCTTACAGCATAATATTATTACTTCAGAGAATCCTTTACAGATAAAGATTTACAATAAAGAGAAATCCATTTATGTTGAAAATAATATAATAGAAAAAGAAAATGTAGAAAGCTTTGGAATAGGATTGATGAATTTGAATAATAGATATAAATTAATTGCAGAGAAAGAGATCTATATTGAGAAAAAAGAAGATTTGTTTTCTGTTAAACTTCCTTTATTAACATGA
- a CDS encoding LytR/AlgR family response regulator transcription factor, with amino-acid sequence MNVVLIEDETSVAQNLCDLLFEVNPEIKVLTVLETVKDSIFWFEQNESPDIAFFDIKIADGSSFEILEKITPNFPIIFTTAFDEYALKAFKYSSIDYLLKPIQKVRLEKAILKYQNLYTRDKIIIDNNSKLIKTLKEIKESSKSHMYKKSFLVHYRNQLIPLKVEEIAVFYIENQLLYCKTIDNKVFKVSTTLEKLEQQLNPKLFFRANRQCIVAKKAIKYATPFEHRKLKLMLHQEYSSHIIISKLKVTNFKLWMDE; translated from the coding sequence ATGAATGTAGTACTTATTGAAGACGAAACAAGTGTAGCTCAAAATCTTTGTGATTTACTATTTGAAGTGAATCCAGAGATTAAGGTGTTAACTGTATTAGAAACAGTAAAAGATAGTATTTTCTGGTTTGAGCAAAACGAATCTCCAGACATTGCATTTTTCGATATTAAAATAGCAGATGGCAGTTCTTTTGAAATCTTAGAAAAGATTACTCCTAATTTCCCCATAATATTTACAACAGCTTTTGATGAATATGCGCTTAAAGCCTTTAAATACAGTAGCATTGATTATTTATTGAAACCCATTCAAAAGGTTCGTTTAGAGAAAGCAATTTTAAAATATCAAAACTTATATACTCGTGATAAGATTATTATAGATAACAATTCGAAGCTGATTAAAACATTGAAAGAGATAAAAGAATCTTCTAAATCTCATATGTATAAGAAATCTTTTCTTGTACACTACAGGAATCAATTAATTCCGTTAAAAGTTGAAGAAATTGCTGTGTTTTACATTGAAAATCAGTTGTTATATTGCAAAACTATAGATAATAAAGTGTTTAAAGTATCTACAACATTAGAAAAGCTAGAACAACAATTAAATCCAAAGTTATTTTTCAGAGCTAACAGACAATGTATTGTCGCAAAAAAAGCTATAAAATATGCCACTCCTTTTGAACATAGAAAGTTAAAACTGATGTTGCATCAAGAGTATTCATCTCATATAATTATAAGTAAATTAAAGGTTACAAATTTTAAATTATGGATGGATGAATAA
- a CDS encoding sensor histidine kinase, which produces MLKQLKYPFFLFYYLSAIAILSLNSQNAEFYKSEKIPVTVFKSDLDTISFKNLNQSDQLFVPLKELPKTDNVGALFWIKLDFRQEYEQLQNDTVWYLRFRGFGYCSLFFSENGRIEEKKLGLFQKTIERESVLYNSGIPFNSNSLIDKKFLYLKIKGLISIDPLKSFQFHYVSKKNEELKTKLYSWNDLKTLIPKYLFSGVCLVLFILTLFFYLLSRKREFIYYAFYIFWLFVYLNGNVFRTNNIFFGGNNLFSYSFQQIAQVFINLCYLLFVKHYLTTNSNYPKLHRILQFVIYILIVIIILDVNFLLFENIVMHVNMMNIQRLIMALFGICGMLYLAFNAKNKLAYFVVIGSFLYMSGALGLLFLKNPLFMIFGAFLEIIIFTLGLVYKINQEQQEKLYFQKASFISNNKALRAQMNPHFIFNSLTSIQHLIVSDKKEKAMQYLNKFSALTRGVLESTMESTIILSEEITLLKKYIDLEALRFDANFEYSISISNTIDVDAVEIPMFIVQPFVENAIKHGLLHKKEGAKNIKIHFDKTDAHIICTVEDNGKGRQRSLENKTKYQDTTKSRGIKVTTQRLQLLNPSENNPITIIDKHNEQNHSTGTRVIIKIPTEL; this is translated from the coding sequence ATGTTAAAGCAGTTAAAATATCCTTTCTTTCTTTTTTATTATTTATCGGCTATAGCAATCTTAAGTCTTAATAGTCAAAATGCTGAATTTTATAAGAGTGAGAAAATTCCAGTTACCGTTTTCAAAAGCGATTTAGATACAATTTCTTTTAAAAATTTAAATCAGTCAGATCAATTGTTTGTTCCTTTGAAAGAGTTACCTAAAACAGATAATGTAGGAGCTTTGTTTTGGATTAAGTTAGATTTTAGGCAAGAATATGAACAATTACAGAACGATACAGTTTGGTATTTACGATTTCGTGGTTTTGGGTATTGCTCATTATTTTTTTCAGAAAATGGAAGAATTGAAGAGAAGAAGTTAGGTTTATTTCAAAAAACTATCGAACGTGAATCTGTATTATATAATTCTGGAATCCCTTTTAATTCAAACTCATTAATTGATAAGAAATTTCTGTATTTAAAAATTAAAGGATTAATAAGCATTGATCCACTTAAAAGCTTTCAATTCCATTATGTTTCCAAGAAAAATGAAGAATTAAAAACTAAGCTTTATAGTTGGAATGATTTAAAAACCCTAATTCCTAAGTATCTTTTCTCTGGAGTATGTTTAGTTCTTTTTATCCTAACCTTATTTTTCTATTTACTGTCTAGGAAAAGGGAGTTTATATATTATGCATTCTATATTTTCTGGTTATTTGTTTATCTAAATGGTAATGTATTTCGAACGAATAATATATTTTTCGGTGGGAATAATTTGTTTAGTTATTCATTTCAACAAATTGCCCAAGTTTTCATAAATCTTTGTTATTTACTTTTTGTCAAACACTATTTAACTACAAATTCTAATTATCCTAAACTACATCGAATCTTACAATTTGTTATTTATATTCTTATTGTTATTATAATTCTTGATGTTAATTTTTTACTTTTTGAAAATATTGTCATGCATGTAAATATGATGAATATTCAACGCTTAATTATGGCGTTATTCGGCATATGTGGAATGTTATACTTAGCATTCAATGCGAAAAATAAACTGGCTTATTTTGTAGTAATAGGATCGTTTTTATATATGTCTGGAGCATTGGGCTTATTATTTCTTAAAAACCCTTTATTTATGATCTTTGGGGCATTTTTAGAGATTATAATTTTTACATTAGGATTGGTTTATAAAATTAATCAAGAACAACAAGAAAAGCTGTATTTCCAAAAAGCTTCATTTATCAGCAATAACAAGGCTTTAAGAGCACAAATGAATCCACATTTTATTTTTAATTCCTTAACTTCTATTCAACATTTAATCGTTTCTGATAAAAAGGAAAAAGCCATGCAGTATTTAAATAAATTCAGTGCGCTTACTAGAGGTGTTTTAGAAAGTACGATGGAATCTACAATAATATTATCCGAAGAGATTACACTTCTTAAAAAATACATTGATTTAGAAGCACTTCGATTTGATGCAAATTTTGAATATTCTATTTCTATTTCAAACACCATTGATGTTGACGCAGTTGAAATTCCTATGTTTATTGTACAACCTTTTGTGGAGAATGCAATTAAACACGGCTTGTTGCATAAAAAAGAAGGCGCCAAAAACATTAAAATTCATTTTGATAAAACCGATGCTCACATCATCTGTACTGTTGAAGATAATGGGAAAGGAAGGCAACGTTCTTTAGAAAACAAAACTAAATATCAAGATACTACTAAATCCAGAGGAATTAAAGTAACTACTCAAAGATTACAATTGCTAAACCCTTCTGAAAATAATCCTATCACGATCATAGATAAGCACAATGAGCAAAACCATTCAACTGGTACAAGGGTAATTATAAAAATTCCTACTGAGTTGTAA
- a CDS encoding LytR/AlgR family response regulator transcription factor — protein sequence MSIKAIIVDDERHSRETLEKLLDSFCKDISVIKSVDNIKDAIQAINLVKPDVIFLDIELQEGTGFDILTEIDSINFEVIFISAFEHYALKAIKYSSLDYLLKPIDSDELIIAVEKLKRKDNIVYKKQLEALLHNLQHHTKLSKICLATSGGIEFVAIDNIIYCKADGSYTTFYLKNKSTIIVSKHLKVYENLLVDHQFMRIHNRFLINLREVEGYMKSDGGYILMSNQDHLSISNNKKDTFLSVMNQLSF from the coding sequence ATGAGTATAAAAGCAATTATAGTAGACGACGAAAGACATAGTAGGGAAACTTTAGAAAAGTTATTAGATTCTTTTTGTAAAGATATATCTGTTATAAAATCTGTCGATAATATTAAAGATGCCATTCAAGCCATTAACCTTGTAAAACCTGATGTAATATTTCTAGACATAGAATTACAAGAAGGAACAGGATTCGATATTCTTACTGAAATCGATTCTATTAATTTTGAGGTTATATTTATTTCTGCATTCGAACACTATGCTTTAAAAGCAATAAAATACAGTTCCTTAGATTATCTTTTGAAACCAATTGATTCCGATGAACTTATAATTGCTGTAGAAAAATTAAAGCGCAAAGACAATATTGTCTACAAAAAACAATTAGAAGCGCTTTTACACAATTTACAGCACCACACTAAACTGAGTAAAATTTGCCTAGCAACAAGTGGTGGAATTGAATTTGTTGCGATTGACAATATCATTTACTGCAAGGCGGACGGATCTTACACAACATTTTATTTGAAAAATAAATCCACCATAATTGTTAGTAAGCATTTAAAAGTCTACGAAAATCTCTTAGTAGATCATCAGTTTATGAGAATTCATAATCGATTTTTAATTAATCTTAGAGAAGTAGAAGGTTATATGAAATCAGATGGAGGTTATATTTTAATGAGTAATCAAGATCATTTAAGTATTTCAAATAACAAAAAAGATACCTTTCTTAGTGTTATGAATCAGCTTAGCTTTTAG
- a CDS encoding T9SS type A sorting domain-containing protein yields MKKLTLLVTVLVTVLHTSVIFSQTIYMINSEGDVYKLNREDTFSYFTSTDVTTNDIAISEEGIIYGITANGLIEIKKGTHEVLPNTEGMYGNSLVYAGSGDLYYIHKKSLYRYNVNSEAVELISNFDLGTPGDLTLYKGNIIFPNSIIPIDGSESYSRILAYNLKSGLISEVACSDLFGVSFGITNVFSNCKSNKVYFTNLNYPWENLYTVDLETGEIAISSIKVPANNIFGLASSNEYLAADCHEELRTKNCRSIFSIDEFLSESTKVYPNPTNDIITVNSKVELDLIEIYDMNGKLVRKIEDPENGTSIKNLSSGNYLVNLHHKNSKKIIKVIKK; encoded by the coding sequence ATGAAAAAGTTAACCCTATTAGTTACAGTTTTAGTTACCGTTTTGCACACTTCCGTAATTTTTTCTCAAACCATATATATGATTAATTCGGAAGGTGATGTTTATAAGTTAAATAGAGAAGATACATTTTCATACTTTACAAGTACAGATGTTACTACAAATGATATAGCAATATCTGAAGAAGGTATAATTTATGGAATTACAGCAAATGGTTTAATTGAAATTAAAAAAGGAACACATGAAGTTCTACCCAATACAGAAGGAATGTATGGTAATTCGTTGGTTTATGCAGGTTCTGGAGATTTATATTACATCCATAAAAAATCTTTGTACCGCTATAATGTAAATTCTGAAGCAGTTGAGCTCATAAGTAATTTTGATCTTGGAACACCTGGTGATTTAACGCTGTATAAAGGGAATATAATTTTCCCAAATAGTATCATTCCAATTGATGGAAGTGAATCTTATTCGAGAATTTTGGCCTATAACTTAAAGAGTGGTTTAATATCAGAAGTTGCGTGTTCCGATTTGTTTGGAGTATCTTTCGGAATTACTAATGTTTTTAGCAATTGCAAATCTAATAAAGTATATTTTACAAACTTGAATTATCCTTGGGAAAACTTATACACAGTAGATTTAGAAACAGGAGAAATTGCTATATCTTCGATTAAAGTACCAGCCAATAATATATTTGGTTTAGCTTCTAGTAACGAATATTTAGCAGCTGATTGTCATGAAGAATTAAGAACAAAAAACTGTAGGAGTATATTTTCTATAGACGAATTTTTATCAGAATCAACAAAAGTGTACCCAAATCCAACAAATGATATTATAACAGTTAACAGTAAAGTAGAACTTGATTTAATTGAAATATATGATATGAATGGTAAATTGGTTAGAAAAATCGAAGATCCTGAGAATGGAACTTCAATTAAAAATCTTAGTTCAGGAAATTACCTAGTAAATCTTCATCATAAAAATTCCAAAAAGATTATCAAGGTGATTAAGAAATAA